Proteins from a genomic interval of Oceanispirochaeta crateris:
- a CDS encoding HDOD domain-containing protein translates to MDKYEQFLKNIPIMPDVATKVLTFAEDMDEVSFAELERLISMDPGLTAKILKVANSSLYARQQQISRLQTAISLMGFKAIKSLIMLLTASNMFSQKSLSPFYKYFWQHSLVTAFISQKLCDMSGASRIREESFLAGLLHDIGQMSLYESELNAYDKIMPFINVDEGKTCSEETSMFGVNHREIGRRIMESWNFPQSFSDTAGEHGNLNIQSPHKEMIVIVSIADLLTSVLHEIDFSEKMKTALDPYLKYSGLKLEQLNYFQDKFMVEMKDDPLFQECKSLFRL, encoded by the coding sequence ATGGATAAATACGAACAATTCTTAAAAAATATTCCGATTATGCCCGATGTGGCAACGAAAGTACTGACTTTCGCCGAAGATATGGATGAAGTTTCTTTTGCAGAACTGGAGCGTCTTATCAGCATGGACCCGGGACTCACCGCAAAGATACTAAAAGTGGCCAACTCTTCCCTCTATGCCAGACAGCAGCAGATATCACGCCTTCAAACTGCCATATCCCTCATGGGATTCAAGGCGATTAAAAGCCTCATCATGCTTTTGACTGCCTCTAATATGTTCAGTCAGAAATCTCTTTCACCCTTTTATAAATATTTTTGGCAGCACTCTCTGGTCACGGCCTTTATTTCCCAGAAGCTTTGTGACATGAGCGGAGCAAGCAGAATCAGGGAGGAATCGTTCCTTGCAGGACTCCTTCATGACATAGGCCAAATGAGTTTGTATGAATCAGAATTAAATGCCTATGACAAGATCATGCCCTTCATTAATGTGGATGAGGGAAAAACATGCAGCGAAGAAACCAGTATGTTTGGTGTGAACCACAGGGAGATAGGCCGAAGAATCATGGAGAGCTGGAACTTTCCCCAAAGTTTTTCTGACACTGCGGGTGAACATGGCAATTTGAACATTCAGTCTCCCCATAAAGAGATGATTGTCATTGTGTCCATTGCAGACCTTTTGACTTCTGTGCTCCATGAAATAGACTTTTCCGAGAAGATGAAAACAGCCTTAGATCCCTATTTGAAATACTCGGGATTAAAATTGGAACAACTGAATTATTTCCAGGATAAATTCATGGTCGAAATGAAAGACGACCCCCTCTTTCAGGAATGCAAGAGTCTCTTTAGACTTTGA
- a CDS encoding Dabb family protein codes for MIKHVVMWTLKDKTKAEELKKAIDSMKGKISSLTDIECGINYNENADCDLVLISMHKTRQDLDAYQVDPIHKEVGVLIGGSVSSRHAVDFEY; via the coding sequence ATGATTAAACATGTCGTTATGTGGACTTTAAAAGATAAAACAAAGGCTGAAGAACTTAAAAAAGCCATTGATTCGATGAAAGGTAAAATTAGCTCATTGACAGATATAGAATGCGGAATCAATTATAATGAGAATGCCGATTGTGATCTTGTATTAATATCGATGCATAAGACACGTCAGGACCTGGATGCTTACCAGGTCGATCCAATTCATAAAGAAGTTGGAGTTCTTATTGGAGGCTCTGTCTCCTCTAGGCATGCTGTGGATTTTGAGTATTGA
- a CDS encoding Gfo/Idh/MocA family protein: MNKLKWGVLSTANIGLEKVLPAIQKSENGVVYAIASRNDRTARDAASHLSIPVSYSSYQDLLDDPEVEAIYNPLPNHLHIEWTIKAMEAGKHVLCEKPLALKREDLLRLMKLRDRTGLTVSEAFMVRYHPQWLTARETVQEGHIGKLKNVQGFFSYFNDDKNNIRNIKEAGGGGIWDIGCYPVTTSRLIFDEEPLRVASILEYDPETGIDRMGTVMMEFPSGQASFSCSTQLVPYQKMHIFGTKGHLEVEIPFNAPPDKACRVFTSQGELYSKDYTPMDFPVCDQYTLQAESFVRTVRGEQVNHVPLEDALKNLKVLEAIFKAGKSGMWEDVE; the protein is encoded by the coding sequence ATGAATAAACTTAAATGGGGTGTTCTGAGTACGGCAAATATTGGTTTGGAAAAAGTTCTTCCAGCCATTCAAAAATCAGAAAATGGAGTTGTCTATGCCATTGCTTCCCGCAATGACAGAACGGCTAGGGATGCGGCTTCTCATTTGAGTATCCCTGTGAGCTATTCCTCATACCAGGATCTTCTGGATGATCCGGAAGTCGAAGCCATATACAACCCCCTTCCAAACCATTTGCATATAGAATGGACTATAAAGGCCATGGAAGCTGGTAAGCATGTGTTGTGTGAAAAACCTCTGGCACTGAAGAGAGAGGATCTACTCAGGCTGATGAAATTGAGGGATCGAACAGGTTTGACAGTGAGCGAAGCCTTCATGGTCCGGTATCACCCTCAATGGTTGACCGCCAGAGAGACTGTTCAGGAAGGACATATTGGAAAATTAAAGAATGTGCAGGGCTTTTTCAGTTATTTTAATGACGATAAGAACAATATCAGGAATATCAAAGAAGCAGGAGGCGGAGGAATCTGGGATATCGGTTGTTATCCTGTTACGACAAGTCGTCTGATATTTGATGAGGAACCACTCCGTGTTGCATCCATTCTTGAGTATGATCCGGAGACAGGGATCGATAGAATGGGCACAGTCATGATGGAGTTCCCTTCGGGACAGGCCTCTTTCAGCTGTTCTACCCAACTGGTTCCCTATCAGAAAATGCATATCTTTGGAACGAAGGGACACTTAGAGGTGGAAATCCCCTTTAATGCGCCTCCGGACAAAGCCTGTCGTGTTTTCACAAGTCAGGGTGAACTCTACTCAAAAGACTACACTCCAATGGATTTTCCTGTCTGTGATCAGTATACTCTTCAGGCTGAATCCTTTGTCAGAACAGTCAGAGGAGAGCAGGTGAACCATGTACCCTTAGAAGATGCTCTTAAGAATCTGAAGGTCCTTGAAGCCATCTTTAAGGCAGGAAAAAGCGGCATGTGGGAAGATGTTGAGTGA
- a CDS encoding GAF and HD-GYP domain-containing protein, producing MKKILQIDKDLNKIQDLDILLERILYYAREAVSADAGSIYIRDGNELEIKYAQNDTLQKKLAEGQKLNFSIFRIPVNEKTISGYVAANSTHLNIRDMYNIPPDRPYSFNTHYDETSGYKTISSLTFPLVSNQGEILGVLQLLNAKSPKGNIVSFKKSDEPFVLHFASNATVALQRARMTRTLLLRMIQMAELRDPKETGAHVNRVGSYACEIYEAWAKKRHIPDDSMQKQKDTLRMAAMLHDVGKVGISDLILKKPGRFNEEEYEIMKSHTYVGARLFANEESDLDRIARDIAISHHENWDGSGYPGKIVWENAKADEILPSGVGLKGEEIPLFARIVSLADVYDALSCQRVYKEAWTEEDVLHEIRKCKGNKFDPELVDIFFEIFPVIKQIQKKYPDDH from the coding sequence ATGAAAAAGATTTTGCAAATCGATAAGGATCTTAATAAGATTCAGGACCTGGATATTCTTTTAGAGCGTATCCTCTATTACGCCCGGGAGGCCGTGTCTGCAGATGCGGGTTCCATCTATATCCGGGACGGCAATGAGCTGGAAATCAAATATGCTCAAAATGACACTTTGCAGAAGAAGCTGGCTGAGGGGCAGAAACTCAATTTCTCAATCTTCAGAATCCCGGTCAATGAAAAGACCATTTCAGGATATGTCGCCGCCAATAGCACGCATCTGAACATTCGTGATATGTATAATATCCCGCCGGACAGGCCCTATAGTTTTAATACCCACTACGATGAGACATCTGGATATAAGACTATTTCATCTCTGACATTTCCTCTTGTGTCTAATCAGGGAGAAATCTTGGGGGTTTTGCAGTTGCTGAACGCCAAGAGTCCTAAGGGGAATATTGTCAGTTTCAAAAAAAGTGACGAACCCTTTGTCCTTCATTTTGCCAGCAATGCAACCGTAGCCCTTCAACGGGCAAGGATGACCCGTACACTATTGTTACGGATGATACAGATGGCGGAGCTCCGTGATCCCAAAGAAACAGGGGCTCATGTTAATAGGGTCGGTTCCTACGCCTGTGAAATCTATGAGGCCTGGGCTAAAAAAAGACATATTCCGGATGATTCCATGCAGAAACAGAAGGATACACTCAGGATGGCAGCCATGCTTCATGACGTAGGGAAGGTGGGAATTTCTGATTTGATTCTTAAAAAACCGGGACGATTCAATGAAGAAGAGTATGAGATCATGAAATCCCACACCTATGTCGGGGCCCGCCTCTTTGCCAATGAAGAATCGGATCTGGATAGAATTGCGAGGGATATTGCCATCAGTCATCATGAAAACTGGGATGGGAGCGGATACCCCGGTAAAATAGTTTGGGAAAATGCTAAAGCCGATGAAATACTCCCTTCCGGAGTCGGTCTTAAGGGTGAGGAAATCCCCCTGTTTGCGAGGATTGTTTCTCTTGCCGATGTTTATGATGCCTTGAGCTGTCAGAGAGTCTATAAGGAAGCCTGGACAGAAGAGGATGTTCTCCATGAGATACGAAAATGCAAAGGCAATAAATTTGATCCAGAACTCGTTGATATTTTCTTTGAAATATTTCCTGTTATCAAACAGATACAGAAGAAGTACCCAGACGACCATTGA